Proteins from a single region of Verrucomicrobiota bacterium:
- a CDS encoding PQQ-like beta-propeller repeat protein: protein MSRTKSYPTRWWPLVVIWILAFGVWIYFALTNQNNRQVQVMSSIAIMVASGGLSMMWLLALSRLPWKVRLKGLGVVVGLLLVFAATFRVEGVYGDLIPIVKFRWSGAEEKIAVGVADSTQELIGSYPQFLGPTRDTKVNGIKLDPDWGSHPPEMIWKQPIGEAWSGFSVVGNRAITQEQDGEEELVVCYELLTGEKIWEHRYPAFFNNPIGGVGPRATPTIEEDRVYVLGAVGDFMCLDLVKGDPIWSFNVLEKHGASLPEWGMAGSPLIYENLVILSVGGRNGHSLVAYDKQTGGFVWSGGSDKVHWSSPVVYEVAGKIQILAFNNSALFAHDVSDGTVLWEYPWETKGQPHVAVPILAPGDRILLSSGYGKGAELIQISNNADGEQSVERVWRTLHLKAKFNNYFFKDGYVYGLDDGMLTCIDVEKGRRTWKKGRYGHGQNILVDNLMLLTTERGEVLLIEPIPEEPRVLASFEALEGKSWNPPALVGEYLLLRNHLEAALYRLPLLEE from the coding sequence ATGAGCCGAACAAAATCTTATCCAACCCGTTGGTGGCCTCTCGTTGTTATTTGGATTCTTGCGTTCGGTGTCTGGATCTATTTTGCACTCACGAACCAGAACAATCGGCAGGTGCAGGTTATGTCGTCTATTGCTATTATGGTGGCTTCCGGCGGCTTATCGATGATGTGGCTACTCGCTTTGTCGCGGTTGCCATGGAAGGTGCGGTTGAAGGGGCTTGGGGTTGTCGTTGGATTGCTTTTAGTCTTCGCCGCAACCTTTCGTGTCGAAGGTGTTTACGGAGATTTGATTCCGATTGTGAAATTCCGGTGGTCGGGTGCTGAGGAAAAAATTGCGGTTGGTGTAGCCGATTCAACTCAGGAATTAATAGGTAGTTATCCTCAGTTTCTTGGGCCTACCCGGGACACCAAAGTAAATGGAATTAAACTCGATCCTGATTGGGGATCTCATCCTCCCGAAATGATTTGGAAACAACCGATTGGTGAAGCCTGGTCCGGATTTTCCGTAGTGGGTAATCGTGCGATCACTCAAGAGCAGGATGGCGAAGAAGAGCTAGTCGTTTGTTATGAATTACTGACAGGGGAGAAGATTTGGGAGCATCGATATCCTGCTTTTTTTAATAATCCCATTGGAGGGGTTGGTCCACGAGCGACTCCGACTATTGAGGAGGATCGAGTTTACGTACTGGGAGCGGTGGGCGACTTTATGTGCCTGGATCTTGTAAAGGGTGATCCAATTTGGAGTTTTAACGTATTGGAGAAACACGGAGCCTCTCTTCCGGAGTGGGGTATGGCTGGATCGCCTCTCATTTATGAGAATCTCGTGATTCTATCGGTTGGTGGAAGGAATGGTCACTCACTGGTCGCTTATGATAAACAAACAGGTGGTTTTGTGTGGAGTGGGGGAAGTGATAAAGTACATTGGAGCTCACCGGTTGTATATGAAGTTGCCGGAAAGATTCAGATTTTGGCTTTCAACAATTCGGCTTTGTTCGCGCACGATGTAAGCGATGGAACCGTCTTGTGGGAATATCCCTGGGAAACAAAAGGCCAGCCTCATGTGGCCGTGCCAATCCTGGCACCTGGAGATCGGATACTGCTCTCCAGCGGTTATGGCAAAGGCGCTGAGCTTATACAGATTTCGAACAACGCTGATGGCGAACAATCGGTTGAGCGGGTCTGGCGAACCCTTCACCTGAAGGCCAAATTTAACAACTACTTCTTTAAAGATGGGTATGTGTATGGATTGGATGACGGCATGCTAACCTGTATCGATGTTGAGAAAGGTCGAAGGACCTGGAAAAAAGGCCGGTATGGGCATGGGCAAAACATTTTAGTCGATAACCTGATGCTTCTCACTACTGAACGGGGCGAAGTTCTCTTGATCGAACCCATTCCGGAAGAGCCACGAGTCCTAGCTTCTTTTGAAGCGCTGGAAGGAAAGAGTTGGAATCCGCCTGCGTTGGTCGGTGAATACCTTTTGCTCCGCAATCACCTGGAAGCAGCGTTGTACCGGTTACCATTGTTGGAAGAGTAA
- a CDS encoding TonB-dependent receptor, with protein sequence MQQYRKTIIFLSIFASPLSIFAQPDGPNNEIFDLQQVNITASPFALRQQDVVVPNSYVATAELRRSRQSSLGATLDGQPGIHSSSYAPGAGRPIIRGFDGDRVSILQNGTDTFDVSFTSPDHGVAVEPLMINKIEVVRGPASLLYGNAAIGGVVNVIDKSLPREALEGITGEAEFKYGFVSEEKSGGVSVQGGQGGFAWSLNYFKRKSVDYDIPGYAESAFLRASENEEEHENEIFGSLENSFAESETVAVGAGWFSESTGYSFSYTQLDSFYGVPGHSHSHGHEEEHDEAVDHEEEREKEEGSVAIDLKNRRSALRIEWAELGGFFKSVELDAGYGDYQHTELEGEPDDREIGTIFKRDGFDLRLSGIHRPIGDWSGALGLAVKNESFAAIGEEAFIPSNEKHDYALFTVERLETLWGALEFGGRIGHQKLDPTEEPLNNADETTYNFSAGVLRRFEDNSTFATNLSFNERAPNAAELYAFGPHIGSGSFEIGNPDLGKEQSLSIDMSWRKSFGYLTGEFTLFYSDFQDYIFMEHVDHEIFENLYPDAENGGLDILKAEAVDADIHGYEFDLRIHIVDTPEQRFHFDITIDQTRATNTTEGSNLPRIPTRRIGGRFGYEAGSWSLGLGTRYHARASHLAFEETPTDSYTLIFADITYQVDFGESAIELFAVGRNLSNEEARPHTSFVKDLVPLPGRSVELGIRIFF encoded by the coding sequence GTGCAACAGTATCGTAAAACAATTATTTTTCTTAGCATTTTTGCGTCCCCACTTTCCATATTCGCTCAACCAGACGGGCCCAACAATGAGATTTTTGATCTTCAACAAGTCAATATCACCGCCAGTCCCTTTGCTCTGCGTCAGCAGGATGTGGTGGTTCCGAACAGTTATGTCGCTACCGCCGAACTCCGGCGTAGCCGTCAATCTTCACTCGGCGCGACCCTCGACGGCCAACCAGGTATTCACAGCTCCAGCTATGCGCCGGGCGCTGGCCGTCCGATCATCCGGGGTTTCGACGGCGATCGGGTAAGCATCCTACAAAACGGTACCGACACCTTTGATGTATCGTTCACCAGTCCTGATCACGGAGTAGCGGTAGAACCACTCATGATTAACAAAATCGAAGTGGTGCGTGGACCTGCCTCGCTGCTCTACGGAAACGCAGCCATCGGTGGCGTGGTTAACGTAATCGATAAATCCCTACCACGCGAAGCACTAGAGGGTATCACTGGCGAAGCGGAGTTTAAATACGGTTTCGTATCCGAAGAGAAGTCAGGTGGCGTTTCTGTCCAGGGTGGTCAAGGTGGATTCGCCTGGAGCCTCAACTACTTCAAACGCAAGTCGGTGGATTATGACATTCCCGGCTACGCAGAATCCGCTTTCCTGCGGGCGTCGGAGAATGAGGAAGAACACGAAAATGAAATCTTCGGCTCGCTCGAAAACAGCTTTGCCGAATCCGAAACCGTCGCGGTGGGAGCAGGATGGTTTAGCGAATCCACAGGCTATAGTTTCTCCTACACCCAACTCGATTCCTTCTACGGAGTACCCGGCCACTCACACAGCCACGGTCATGAGGAAGAACATGACGAAGCCGTAGATCATGAAGAGGAAAGGGAGAAAGAAGAAGGGAGTGTCGCGATCGATCTTAAAAACCGACGTTCTGCGTTGCGAATTGAATGGGCCGAACTCGGAGGTTTTTTCAAATCGGTCGAACTCGACGCGGGTTACGGTGACTACCAACACACCGAACTGGAAGGGGAGCCTGACGATCGGGAAATCGGCACCATTTTTAAACGAGACGGGTTTGATCTTCGCTTATCTGGCATTCATCGCCCAATAGGCGATTGGTCGGGAGCTCTGGGCCTCGCTGTTAAAAATGAATCCTTCGCAGCCATAGGGGAGGAGGCGTTTATCCCAAGCAACGAGAAGCACGACTACGCCCTTTTTACCGTGGAACGACTCGAAACCCTTTGGGGCGCCCTGGAATTCGGCGGACGCATCGGGCACCAGAAGCTCGATCCCACTGAAGAACCCCTCAACAATGCGGATGAGACGACCTACAATTTTTCAGCTGGAGTGCTTCGAAGATTCGAAGACAACAGTACATTCGCTACGAATCTTTCATTCAATGAACGGGCACCCAATGCCGCTGAGCTATATGCCTTCGGACCCCACATTGGATCAGGATCCTTCGAGATAGGTAATCCGGACTTAGGGAAAGAACAGTCCTTGAGCATCGATATGTCATGGAGAAAATCCTTCGGCTACCTAACCGGAGAGTTCACCCTCTTCTACTCCGACTTTCAGGACTACATTTTCATGGAGCACGTCGATCATGAGATATTCGAAAACCTATATCCCGACGCCGAAAATGGGGGTCTCGACATTCTCAAGGCAGAAGCGGTAGATGCCGATATCCACGGCTATGAGTTCGACCTACGCATTCACATCGTGGATACGCCCGAGCAACGCTTTCATTTCGATATCACCATCGACCAGACGCGCGCTACAAATACAACCGAAGGCAGCAATCTCCCCCGTATTCCGACACGCCGGATTGGCGGTCGCTTCGGCTACGAGGCAGGCTCCTGGTCACTTGGACTGGGCACACGATATCACGCCAGGGCCAGCCACTTAGCCTTCGAAGAAACCCCCACTGATAGTTACACTCTGATATTCGCCGACATCACTTACCAGGTTGACTTCGGGGAAAGCGCCATCGAGTTATTTGCCGTTGGCCGAAATCTATCGAACGAAGAAGCCCGACCCCACACTTCCTTTGTTAAAGATTTGGTACCCCTCCCAGGTCGCAGCGTAGAGTTAGGCATTCGGATCTTCTTTTGA